In Phormidium yuhuli AB48, one genomic interval encodes:
- the metH gene encoding methionine synthase: MTSAFLERLHSPNRPVLVFDGAMGTNLQVQNLTAEDFGGPEYEGCNEYLVKTKPEAVATVHRGFLDAGADVIETDTFGGTPLVLAEYDLADQAYDLNKTAAELAKRITAEYSTPEKPRFVAGSMGPGTKLPTLGHIDFDSLHQAYITQVQGLYDGGVDLFLIETCQDVLQIKAALNAVETVFEQRGQRRPIMVSVTMEQFGTMLVGSEISAALSILEPYNIDILGLNCATGPDLMKDHIRYLSDHSPFIVSCIPNAGLPENVGGQAHYKLTPLELRMALMHFIEDLGVQVIGGCCGTRPEHIAALAEISQGLTPKVRHPYYEPAAASIYSTQTYEQDNSFLIIGERLNASGSKKMRTLLNNEDWDGLVALARSQEREGAQILDVNVDYVGRDGVRDMHELVSRLVNNVKLPLMLDSTEWQKMEAGLKVAGGKCLLNSTNYEDGEERFYKVLEIAKQYGAGVVIGTIDEEGMARTADKKFEIAKRAYHAAVEFGIPGRELFFDPLALPVSTGIEEDRENGKATIESIRRIRQELPDCHITLGVSNISFGLNAAARQVLNSVFLHDAMEAGLDSAIVSASKILPLAKIDPEHQEVCRRLIYDQREFDGDVCTYDPLGVLTTLFQGKSAKKTEAIDKNLPIEEQLKQHIIDGERIGLEESLEKARQDYEPLHIINVFLLDGMKVVGELFGSGQMQLPFVLQSAQTMKAAVAYLEPYMDKEESDGRGKGTFLIATVKGDVHDIGKNLVDIILSNNGYKVINLGIKQPVENIINAYREHGADCIAMSGLLVKSTAFMKDNLERFNEENITVPVILGGAALTPKFVYQDCQNTYKGKVVYGKDAFADLHFMDKLMPAKAEGNWDDLQGFLNEVGLEEEVAAEKGAGSDSPPAADATETSQEPQVVEIDTRRSEAVDVDIDRPQPPFWGTKILTPEEIPLEELFWYLDLQALIAGQWQFRKPREQSREEYNAFLEKEVYPILEHWKRRIVEENLLHPTIIYGYFPCQAEGNSLHVYYPEEAEAGQLGEPAATFSFPRQRSLRRLCLSDFFAPKETGVIDVFPMQAVTVGEIATEFAQKLFAANEYTDYLYYHGMAVQVAEAMAEWIHARIRRELGYGHLEPDNVRDVLAQRHQGSRYSFGYPACPKVSDQYRQLELMGTDRIGMFMDESEQLYPEQSTTAFVVYHPVAKYFSA; the protein is encoded by the coding sequence ATGACTAGCGCCTTCCTCGAACGCCTCCATAGTCCTAACCGTCCCGTCCTCGTCTTCGACGGTGCTATGGGAACCAACCTACAAGTGCAAAACCTGACCGCCGAGGACTTCGGTGGGCCAGAGTACGAAGGCTGCAACGAATACCTAGTCAAAACCAAACCTGAAGCCGTCGCTACCGTCCATCGCGGCTTCCTCGACGCGGGGGCCGATGTCATTGAAACCGATACCTTCGGCGGAACCCCTCTCGTTCTGGCTGAATATGACCTGGCGGACCAAGCCTACGACCTCAACAAAACCGCCGCCGAACTGGCGAAACGGATCACCGCCGAGTACTCCACCCCCGAAAAACCCCGCTTCGTCGCCGGTTCCATGGGCCCAGGAACCAAACTCCCCACCCTCGGACATATCGACTTCGACAGTCTCCATCAAGCCTATATCACCCAAGTTCAAGGACTCTACGATGGTGGCGTGGACCTGTTCCTGATTGAAACCTGTCAGGATGTTCTGCAAATTAAAGCTGCACTCAACGCCGTAGAAACCGTCTTTGAACAACGGGGCCAACGTCGTCCGATTATGGTGTCCGTGACCATGGAACAGTTCGGAACCATGCTGGTGGGGTCGGAGATTAGCGCCGCCTTGTCGATTCTGGAACCCTACAATATCGATATTTTGGGACTCAACTGCGCCACGGGTCCCGACTTAATGAAAGACCATATTCGCTATCTGTCGGACCATTCCCCCTTCATTGTTTCCTGTATCCCCAACGCCGGCCTCCCTGAAAATGTCGGCGGCCAAGCGCATTACAAACTGACTCCCCTGGAACTGCGGATGGCCTTGATGCACTTCATTGAGGACTTGGGGGTGCAGGTGATTGGTGGCTGCTGCGGAACTCGTCCTGAACATATTGCGGCCCTAGCGGAGATTAGCCAAGGCCTGACCCCGAAGGTGCGTCACCCCTACTATGAACCCGCCGCCGCGTCGATTTATAGCACGCAAACCTATGAACAGGATAATTCCTTCCTGATTATTGGGGAACGGCTCAACGCCAGTGGGTCCAAGAAAATGCGGACTCTGCTGAATAATGAGGATTGGGATGGCTTGGTGGCCCTGGCGCGATCGCAGGAACGGGAAGGCGCACAAATCCTTGATGTCAATGTGGACTACGTGGGACGAGATGGGGTGCGGGATATGCACGAACTCGTATCACGTTTGGTCAATAATGTCAAGCTTCCCTTAATGTTGGATTCCACGGAATGGCAGAAAATGGAAGCCGGGTTAAAGGTAGCTGGCGGGAAATGTCTGCTGAACTCCACCAACTACGAAGATGGGGAGGAACGCTTCTATAAAGTCCTGGAAATCGCCAAGCAGTACGGCGCGGGGGTGGTGATTGGAACCATCGATGAAGAGGGGATGGCCCGGACCGCTGACAAGAAGTTTGAAATCGCCAAACGCGCCTACCACGCCGCCGTTGAGTTTGGGATTCCGGGACGAGAACTGTTTTTTGACCCCCTGGCCCTTCCCGTCTCCACAGGGATTGAGGAGGACCGGGAAAATGGCAAAGCTACCATTGAGTCGATCCGCCGTATTCGTCAAGAACTCCCCGATTGTCATATTACCCTGGGGGTCTCGAACATCTCCTTTGGCTTGAACGCCGCCGCGCGACAGGTTCTCAATTCTGTGTTTCTCCATGATGCTATGGAGGCGGGACTAGATTCAGCCATTGTCAGCGCCAGTAAGATTTTACCCCTAGCGAAGATTGACCCCGAGCATCAGGAAGTTTGCCGCAGACTGATTTATGATCAACGGGAGTTTGATGGGGATGTCTGTACCTATGACCCCCTGGGGGTGTTAACGACCCTCTTTCAAGGGAAATCGGCTAAGAAAACTGAGGCGATTGATAAGAATCTCCCCATTGAGGAACAGCTTAAACAGCATATTATTGATGGGGAACGGATTGGCTTAGAGGAGTCCTTGGAAAAAGCGCGTCAAGATTATGAGCCGCTGCATATTATTAATGTCTTTCTCCTCGATGGGATGAAGGTAGTTGGGGAGTTGTTTGGCTCGGGACAAATGCAACTTCCTTTTGTGTTGCAGTCGGCGCAAACCATGAAGGCGGCGGTGGCCTATTTGGAGCCTTATATGGATAAGGAGGAGTCCGATGGTCGGGGTAAGGGAACCTTCTTGATTGCGACGGTGAAAGGGGATGTCCATGATATTGGTAAGAATTTGGTGGATATTATCCTGTCTAATAATGGCTACAAGGTCATCAATTTGGGCATTAAACAGCCGGTAGAAAATATCATCAATGCCTATCGAGAACATGGGGCGGATTGTATTGCCATGAGTGGCTTGTTGGTGAAATCGACGGCGTTCATGAAGGATAATTTGGAGCGGTTTAATGAGGAAAATATTACCGTTCCGGTGATTTTAGGGGGGGCGGCCCTGACCCCGAAGTTTGTGTATCAGGATTGCCAAAATACCTATAAGGGCAAGGTCGTTTATGGCAAAGATGCTTTTGCTGACTTGCATTTTATGGACAAGTTAATGCCCGCCAAAGCTGAGGGGAATTGGGATGATTTGCAGGGCTTTTTGAATGAAGTTGGGTTAGAGGAGGAGGTCGCCGCCGAAAAGGGTGCGGGGTCAGACTCTCCTCCCGCCGCCGATGCAACTGAGACGTCGCAAGAACCCCAGGTGGTGGAAATCGATACGCGCCGTTCTGAGGCGGTGGATGTGGATATCGATCGCCCCCAACCGCCGTTCTGGGGAACCAAGATTCTGACTCCCGAGGAGATTCCTCTGGAGGAGTTATTCTGGTATTTGGATTTACAGGCCCTGATTGCTGGACAATGGCAATTCCGCAAACCTCGGGAACAGTCTCGGGAGGAGTATAATGCCTTTTTAGAGAAAGAGGTGTATCCGATTCTGGAGCATTGGAAACGGCGGATTGTTGAGGAGAATCTTCTGCATCCGACGATTATTTATGGCTATTTCCCCTGTCAGGCTGAGGGAAATTCCCTTCATGTTTATTATCCCGAAGAAGCGGAAGCAGGCCAGTTAGGGGAACCAGCGGCGACGTTTAGCTTCCCCCGTCAGCGATCGCTACGGCGGTTATGTCTGTCGGACTTCTTTGCACCGAAGGAGACGGGAGTGATTGATGTGTTTCCCATGCAGGCGGTGACGGTGGGGGAAATCGCCACGGAATTTGCCCAGAAACTGTTTGCGGCCAATGAGTACACGGATTATCTCTATTATCACGGGATGGCGGTTCAGGTGGCTGAGGCGATGGCTGAGTGGATTCACGCTCGGATTCGCCGGGAGTTGGGGTATGGCCATCTCGAACCGGATAATGTGCGAGATGTGTTAGCGCAACGCCATCAGGGGTCACGCTATAGTTTTGGTTATCCAGCGTGTCCCAAGGTATCGGACCAATATCGTCAGTTGGAGTTGATGGGAACCGATCGCATTGGCATGTTTATGGATGAGAGTGAACAGTTATATCCTGAACAGTCCACAACAGCGTTTGTGGTCTATCATCCGGTGGCTAAGTATTTTAGTGCTTGA